The window TACCTCGTGAAAGTAGCGAAGGAACGTAAACCGCTAGAAATGACAGGAAGCGCTGTTCGCGATATGCTGCTAGCCTATAGTCTGATATATCCAGAAGCTGACGGCGTGCTATATGTGGATATGGCTCTAAACAAAATTAAAAAAATCACATTTCATATAGAGGTGTAAGGATGAAAGGTCAAAGGCATGTAAAAATCAGAGAGATTATCACGAACCACGAGATTGAGACACAGGATGAATTGGTGGAGACTCTTCGGGCTGCTGGCTTTCATGTCACACAGGCTACAGTCTCACGCGATATCAAAGAGCTTCATCTGATTAAGGTTCCCTTGGATGATGGCCGATATAAGTACTCCATGCCGGCCGATCAGCGATTTAATCCGATGCAAAGACTGCGTAGAGCATTGAGTGACCATTTTGTTAGCATTGACCATACCGACAATCTTGTCGTGATGAAATGTTTGCCAGGTACGGCAAACACGATTTGCGCACTTATTGATAATCTAGAATGGAGCGGTGTCATGGGGACGATTTGCGGAGATGATACCATTCTTGTGATTTGCCGCGGCAAAGAGAACAGCCTTACTTTTGTAAATGAAGTCATGTCATTACTATCTTAATTTCAGGAGGAGCACATGCTTACAGAACTTTCGATTCGTAATTTGGCTGTTATTGAACATGTACATATTCGTTTCAAAGCTGGTTTTCATGTCCTAACAGGCGAAACAGGTGCAGGTAAATCGATCATCATCGATGCTTTAACTCTCATTGTTGGCGGCAGAGGATCTTCGGAGTTGGTACGTTACGGTGCAGACAAAGCAGAGATAGAAGCAATGTTTGAATTACCATCCTCGCATCCGGTTTGGCATACGCTTACAGAACTCGGTATAAGTGCAGATGCCAGTGAGCATTTGCTCATTCGTAGAGAAATCACCGCAACGGGTAAAAGCTCCAGCCGAATTAATGGTCAGCTTGTCAACTTGACAATGCTTCGTAAAACGGGAGAGTGGCTGGTTAATATTCATGGTCAGCATGAGCATCAATCCCTGCTGAATGTAGATGAACATATTCATTCTCTTGATTTATTCGGTGATTCTGAAGTTGAGGCTGCGAAAAAAAACTATCAAGCTAGCTATGATCAATATATAAAGCTGCAAAAAGAGCTGCGAGAGCTTCAAGAAACAAGCAAACAGGCGCTTCAAATGCTAGATTTATATCGTTTTCAAATCGATGAAATTTCGGCTGCAAAGCTCAAAATGGGGGAAGATGAGACCTTAATCGAAGAGAAGAGAAAATTGGCTAACGCGGAAAAATTATTTCAAAGCTCTTCCGAGGCTTATGATTTCCTCTATGCCACGAACCGTGGCTTAGATGCGGCCGGAAAGGCAGTTTCCAGACTTCAGGATATCGTTCAACTCGATCCAACGAAGCTAAGTCCTCTTCTTGAGCAGGCGCAATCCGCTTATTATCAGATGGAAGACGCAGCTTATCAACTGCGCGACTATCGAGATGGCATCGAGTTTAACCCTTCACGTTTGGATTTTATTGAACAAAGATTAGATATGATCACGTCTCTTAGGCGAAAATATGGAGAGAATATTAAAGAAATACTCGTTTATTTGGATAAAATAAAAAGCGAAGTCGATACCATTGAAAATAAAGATGAGCATATTCGCAAATTAGAGGACAAGCTTGCGGCCGAAGAAAAGCAGTTGGGCGTGGCGGCTTTGGATCTTTCCAATTTGCGCAAAGGAATTGCTGAACAGCTTGCAGGTCAAATTGAGCATGAACTTCGTGATCTACAGATGGAACGCACGCAGTTCCGTGTACAAGTGGAACAAACACTTGACGAACGAGGCATTCTTGTTGAAGGTAACAAAGTACGGTACTCACGGCAAGGAATCGATCAAATTGAATTTCTCATGGCACCCAATCCTGGAGAGCCTTTACGCGGTCTTAGTAAAATTGCTTCTGGCGGGGAGCTCTCTCGTATTATGCTCGCGATGAAAACAATATTTGCACGTATTGATCAAATTCCTGTACTTGTTTTCGACGAAGTGGATACAGGTGTAAGTGGCCGCGCGGCGCAAGCTATTGCAGAAAAAATATCTACTTTGTCGACAAATTGCCAAGTTTTCTCGATTACACATTTACCACAAGTGGCTAGTTTCGCTGATGTTCATTTCTATATTCGGAAAGAAGTGGATCAAGAACGAACGTTTACACGTGTTCAAGATATGCCTGATTCTGGACGAATTGAGGAATTAGCGAGAATGCTTGGCGGTGTCGAAGTGACGGAAACCACACTGCATCATGCAGGGGAAATGCTTGCCATGGCAAGAAATAAGAAAGCAAGGGCATGAAAGTATAGATAGTCAGCATTTTCAGTTATAAAACGGGGAGAGTGGGGTTAACTTAAAGGTACGCATTTGACGACGACAATCGTCAGGGCTCAAGGAAGTGTGAAGGAGCGTGAAGATATTGCAATCCAGCAAAAGAAAAAGATTGTTCGGACTCCTGCTCGTCTTCTTCGTTTGTATGGTAAGTTTGTCTCCGCCTTTTCAAAGCTTTGCCTCCTTCCCTCAGGAACTTCGCTTATTCAGCGGTCAGGGGAAGCAGCTCCAATTAACAATGCCGGTCAACGCCCAAGTCACGGTAAAAGATACGGATATTGTAAAGGTAAACGGCAATGCCAAGCACTCATTTCAAGTTAATTTGAAAGAACCCATCTCGTTGCAATCCGATCACTCTGGGCAAACAGAAATGAAGCTCAAGCTATTCGGTGCAATCCCCATCAAGACAGTTAAGGTCAATGTAGTGCCGGATTTGAAAGTCATCCCAGGTGGTCAAACGATCGGTGTGAAAATTAAGTCTGCCGGTATTTTGGTCGTAGGTCATCATTTAGTAACTGTTGCCCAAGACCAAAAAGTTTCACCTGGTGAAGAAGCGAAAATTCAAGTAGGTGATTTAATTACTAAGATCAATGGCAAAGATTCTAAGGATGTTAGTAAAGTTGCTGATCTTGTAGCCAAATCCGGAGAAAACAAAACACCGCTGGAGCTAAAAATCCTTCGTAACAATGAAGAAATTATTGTGAAGCTGCAGCCCGTCTATGACGTCGTAGATAAGTCCTATCGCTTAGGTCTGTACATTCGGGATTCAGCTGCGGGTGTTGGTACTCTAACCTTCTACGCACCAGATCAAGGCGTATACGGGGCATTGGGACATGTTATCACGGATATGGATACCCAAACGCCAATCATCGTTGGTGACGGCGATATTGTGTATTCTAATGTCACCTCTATTTCTAAGAGTCATAACGGAGATCCAGGTGAGAAACATGCTACCTTGTACAAAGATAGTAAAGTGATTGGTAATATCGAAAGAAACACGGCATTTGGTATTTTTGGAAAAATGTATGCTGCTCCTGACCATAGCTTGGATAAAGAAGCCATACCTGTTGCTTTCGCTGAAGAAGTGAAAGAAGGCCCTGCTCAAATTTATACGGTTGTGGAAGGGCAGAAGGTCGAGAAATTTGACATTCAAGTTGTCCATGTATCCAAACAAGACATACCAGGAACAAAAGGTATGGTGATTAAAATCACGGATCCGCGATTATTAGATAAAACAGGCGGTATTGTTCAAGGGATGAGTGGCAGCCCTATTATCCAGAATGGCAAGTTAATCGGAGCCGTTACACATGTATTTGTAAATGATCCTACAAGTGGTTACGGTTGTTTCATAGAATGGATGCTTCAGGACTCAGGTATTATCCTTAGACCTTCTTCAGGAGCCTCTCACAAAGAATCAAAGGCGAGCTAGAAGCCTTTGATTCTTTATTTAATTTTAACCTCATTCTACAAGGAAAAACACGACTTTATGTGAATATGTCGAAAAATGTTGGAAACAGAAGATAAATATATTATTATATAAGAAAGTGAATTAAAAGAAAAGAAAAATAATATTCGACAGAAGGAATTTAAGTTGGGGTGTCGAATACCTTTACTTAAGAGAGAAATACCAACTTGTATGAGTAGCTAAAGGAGGATTTTAAGTTGCAAAAAATTCAAGTGTTACTAGCAGATGACAATCGTGAGTTTACCCATTTATTATCAGAGTTCATTGGTGAGCAAGAGGATATGGAAATTGTAGGAGTGGCGTACAACGGTAACGAGGTTCTTCGTTTTCTTGAACAACAACGTGATTTGCCGGATGTACTCATTTTAGATATTATTATGCCTCACTTGGATGGTCTGGGTGTACTTGAGAAAATGCGTGAGATGAATCTTCCCACACAACCGAAAATCATCATGCTAACCGCTTTTGGACAAGAAAATATCACTCAAAAAGCTGTGCAACTTGGAGCCTCTTACTACATTCTCAAGCCTTTTGATATGGATACGCTAACGAACCGAATTCGCCAGCTTGTTGGTAACAATCAAGCTTCCGCAACGACTTCAACAACACGAGCAAATATTGTACATATGCCTAAAGGTAAAAACTTAGATGCTAATATCACCAGCATCATACATGAAATTGGCGTTCCTGCGCATATTAAAGGATATCAATATCTTCGCGAAGCGATCACGATGGTATACAACAATATCGAAATCCTTGGTGCGATCACCAAAACTTTGTACCCAGCTATAGCTGAGAAGTACAAGACTACACCAAGCCGCGTTGAGCGCGCCATCCGTCATGCGATTGAAGTTGCTTGGACGCGCGGCAACATCGATTCCATCTCGTTTATTTTCGGATATACGATTAACATCTCGAAGTCCAAACCGACAAATTCGGAGTTCATCGCGATGGTGGCAGATAAGCTTCGCATCGAGCATAAGGTTTCTTGAGAGGGTTAGAATCTTTGTAGTGTCTTGGAGGTCATCAGAATGAAATATGAGCTCGGTCGTTGCCTGCTTAGTGAGCGATTAATTGAATCCAACATGACTGCCTTTGAACTCGCTCGAACTTTGCTATACAAGCCAGAGCGGATTACCGACTTTGTTGAAAACAAAAGAATCATGCCGCTTAAGTCTGCTATATCTATCGCTGACACCTTGGGGTGTGACGTGAATGATTTGTATGAATTGGTCACGATTGAGTCTAACGTTTTGAATGGATGACCGTACTACTATATATCAAAAAGGGGCGCTCTTCCAGAGCGTTCTTTTTAGTTTATTAAAAACTTACAATGAACAATTCTTTGATATCATTGACATTGACGGAAGAGGGGAATGTCAGAAGGACTACCTATGATGATTGGTAGTCCTTCTGTATTTGCTTTCTAAATTACCAAACAAAAGCGCTAGTGATGATAACCAGTAAAATGAATAGTACCAAGATTGCTGCTGAAGAAGTATAACCTACGCCAGTTCCACAACTCATCCGAATCAACCTCCAACTGAAAGTGGTTTGTGTTTCAAGATAGCTTATGACTATTTTTGAGGAATGTTTGGGCGAATCGACTGATTGTGCTATTGTCCCTAATCTTGAAAAAAAATGTGACTTTCTAGCCGATTAAGGAGCATTGCCCATGCTTGGAATTAGGGTTGTTAATCAAATCTTGGAACCATACGATGTGGATTTACGTTAATACATCTAGTCATAAAAGACTATTCCAATACGTTTAAGCATGGAGGCAGAGAAGTTGTTACTTATATTGACGAGTATCGTAGTGGGAATTATGTGCGTTATTGTACTTTTTATGAATGTTTATCCTGTTTTTGGTCGGAAACCATCGAAGGAGAAGGCTCGCGTATTCTCTCGATCCTCTCAGTATTTGAATGGGAAATTCGAAAACCCTGTTCCTACCATGATGAATATGGGCTTCAGGAATACGGTCGGGATCTTGCTTGATTTTGCGAAAAGCAGTCCTAATCGACGTCCAAAGACGCAATTTGCGATGGAAAACCCTAATTTGACCAAGGATCTGGAAACAAAAGTGACTTGGTTTGGTCATTCGGCTTCCTTGTTAACGATTGATGGCAAAGCCCTATTATTAGATCCCATGTTCGGGAAAGCTCCTTCGCCGTTTCCATGGTTTGGGAAGGGAAGATATAGCGGTGGATTGCCTTTTGAAATAGCGCAGCTGCCCGTGATTGATGCTGTTATTTTGTCACACGACCATTATGATCATTTGGATTATGGAACGATAATGAAAATAAAGCATAAAGTGAACAAGTTTTTTGTCCCGCTTGGGGTTGCCGATCATCTGATCAGATGGGGGGTGCTGCCTGAGAAGATCGAAGAGTATGATTGGTGGGAAGAGTTTACGTTTGAAGGTCTAACGTTGGCCTGTACGCCAGCTATACACTTTTCGGGGAGAAGTATGACGGATCGCGGTGCTACCTTATGGTGCTCGTGGGTGATCAAAGGAAAGCAGGCGGGCATCTTCTTCAGTGGCGATAGTGGGTATTCCCCTCATTTCAAAGAAATTGGGCTTAAGTATGGTCCGTTCGATCTTACTCTGATGGAGTGCGGTCAATACGATGATCGCTGGTCTGATATTCATATGATGCCGGAAGAAACGGTTCAAGCCCATATGGATGTGAAAGGGGAGCTGATGATACCGATACATTGGGGAGCATTCACGCTGGCCTTACATGACTGGACAGATCCGGTAGAGCGTGCTACAAGGGCAGCGCATGCTAGTAAAGTATCAATTGTCACACCGAAAATAGGTCAAACTGTTATTGTGAATGCCGCGGATTATCCGATAGAAACTTGGTGGAAGTAGAGGATTCAATGCCAACAATACGACAGGAGTTACTTATTCATGCACCTATTGAAGTGTGTTTTGATTTGGCAAGGAGTATAGATATCCATGCAGAATCAACCTCTCATACGAAGGAACGAGCGATAGCAGGCAGGATACAGGGGTTGATTGAGCATGGAGAAACAGTGACTTGGGAAGCTTATCATTTAGGTATTAAGCAGCAATTGACTGCCCAGATTACAGAGATGGTGAAGCCGTATTACTTTGTAGATGAAATGGTTAGAGGGGCGTTCAAGCGATTTCGTCATACACATGAATTTGTAACTGTAGAGCAAGGCACTTTGATGGTGGATACGTTTGATTACACTTCACCTTTTGGAGGATTGGGGAGGCTTGCCGATCACTTGTTTTTAGCAAAGTATATGACTCGATTTCTTGAAAAGCGTAATAACTACGTGAAGAAGATTGCCGAAGAGACTGCGAACTCTGCAAGCTCTGCAAGGTAAGAACTGGATACTAAAGCGGCCACATGGTATTATGGATAAGGCTGGTAGATCGAAGTGATCAGGAGAGAAGAAGAATCTATGGTTGAACAAAAAAGTGAACGGAAATTTCATTTTCTGGGTGTACTGCTTGGTGTAGCGGTTGATAACTTGGGGACTTTAATATCGACTGCGTTAATTGGCGGTATATATTTTGCTAATCGCCCGGTGGATGAGCAGAATGTAAGTGTTATATATTCGAATGTAGGCCTATTACTTTTGCTTTTGGTAGTTGGTTTGTTCTGGTCGTTTCTTGGCGGATACATCGCCGCAAAGGTTGCGAAGCGCGCCGAATATTTCAATGCAGCCATTATTGGTGTCATCGGCGCTGCAATCGGATTTGATTCCATGTTAACCAATGATAGCATTCCGTTATGGTACGAATTGATTGGTTTTGTCGTCATCGTACCGGTTTCACTATTCGGCGGTTTCGTGGCCTTGAAGAGGAAAAAAGCCCCATTAAAATGAATGTTGGATCGTAAAAAAAGAGACTCGGTGATGTTGATCACCGGGTCTCTTGGCGTTATAAGCACACTTAACTTGTTGTAGTTTGCATGTGAGCGAGCATGGTTGCCTTCACCTTGTCGATCGATTCTTGTAAATTCATATTCTCAAAAACATACTCACAATCCTTGCGGTAGGAGACTTCCTCTATGTAGTGGTTCATGTAGTGGTCAATGACGTCAGTAGGCGTATTTCGAGCAAGCATGCGTTCCATGATCGTTTGTTTGTTGACATAGATGAACAAGCGGATAGCTCTATCTCCAAATGTATACTTGAAACGATTAGCTGCATAACGATTCACAATGACATAGATAAGTCCGTCTTTGCGAAGCGCTTCATCGATGTCCGCTTTCTTGATCCCATAGAAATTCCCGTCAATTTCAACAGTTTGAAAAAATTCACCTGCAATGTCACTATCGATGAACACTTTGCGTGAGATGAAATTATAATCCTTCCCGTTGATTTCTTTGGGTCTAGGTATTCGAGTTGTGTAGGAGACGACAGATGAGAAACCAAGCTCTTTGGCAATGTGATGGGCAATTGTTTTACGACCAGAACCGCTAGTGCCAGTAAAGACAAACACCAATCCATTCGTTTCATGACTGCTCATATCAATTCCTCCTTCATAGAATGAAAGCGATATCTTGATAGATTCATTATAGTACGAAAATTCTGAAAATTAAAGAAATACTTTCTCGTTTTGATAGGAATCAAAGGGTTAAAATACGCTATAATAGATAGCATCACATCGTTTAAATGGAAAGGGATCTAACTATGCCTAAATATGCGAGTTTGAGTGCGGAAGCAACGGAATTTTTACGTCAAAAAACCGGAACCAATCACTTAGAGTGCTATACCTATATTGACCCGGAGCGTGGGGAGGATAGTTTTTTTATTGTTAAAACGATCAACAAGGTCATTCATGTTTCTTTTGCCGAGATGACCTTTGAACCAAGCAGTTACCAGAGTTTGATGGAAGGACTCTACCAGGCCATCTATGAATAAATACGTGACAACCCAATCGATAGATGGTAGGATGATCGTAATTGCATATCAAAGGAATTAGGTGCCATAGATCCATTCGGGTGTATGGTTAAAAGGGAAGACCGGTGAAATACCGGCACGGACCCGCCACTGTAAAAATCGCCGTTTATTACGGAAACTGCTTGCAACATGCCACTGGGTAACAACCTGGGAAGGTGCAAGGGGATGATTAAGTCAGGAGACCTGCCTAATTCAACAACACAATTACCCTACGTGGAATTAGGGAGTGTTAGAGAGCGGTTACTTCTGGTTTTATTAACTGTAGTAATTTACCAAGCGTTTCTAACATGACTTATGTTAGGGATGCTTTTTTTGTTTGTGTAATTACGGGGAAGGGTGATGCAAATTGTCAGGAAAACTGCTCATTATTGGCTTTGGGCCGGGGAGTTTTGAACATATTACGAAGCGTGCAAGGGAAGCGATTCAGGAAAGTGAAGTTATCATCGGATATAACACCTATGTGGATCTTATCTCAGGTCTGTTAACCGAACAGCAAGTAGTTCGAACAGGCATGACGGAAGAAGTGAGTCGTGCGCAAGAGGCTGTGCGGCAAGCCAAGCAGGGGAAGAAGGTTGCCGTTATTTCCAGTGGAGATGCCGGGGTATATGGGATGGCCGGTCTTGTCTATGAGGTATTGATGGAACAAGGCTGGACCCGTGAGGATGGCGTTCAAGTAGAAGTGATTCCTGGCATTTCAGCTGTTCATTCGGCTGGATCTCTGCTAGGCGCTCCAATTATGCATGATTCTTGCACGATTAGCTTAAGTGATCATCTTACACCATGGGAGCTGATAGCGAAGCGGGTTGATGCAGCAGGGATGGCTGATTTCGTTATTGCCCTCTATAACCCGCGAAGCGGTAGACGGACCAGACAAATCGTTGAGACTCAGCGCATTCTCCTTAAGTATCGTTCTCCTTTAACACCTGTTGGGATTGTCAAAAGCGCGTATCGAGATCGCGAGCATGTTGTTGTGACGACATTGGCTGATATGCTGAATCATGATATTGGCATGTTAACGACCATTATTATTGGTAATTCCGCAACCAAGCTGTATGACGGTCTCATGATTACACCGCGCGGTTATCAGCGGAAATACACATTAGGGGCCGAAACACAGCCGCTTAAACCACATCAAAGGTTGAAATCCGAGGCTGAGCCTTGGGCTTTGGAACAATTGGATGAGCAGGATTGGGATGAATCCATGGGGGAGTTCGACGATGAAGATGAACTCTTGGATGATAAGATTACTGAAAATAGAGATCTTTCACAGCTGAAGTCATCACCGATTTTGTCACCTAGTAATTCCTTACAGCTTGCAATAGAAGCCTTGCAGCTAGTATCCAAAGGGAATGAAGAGTTGCCTTTTGAATTTGACAATAAGCTGACTGCGACCCAATCTATCTTTGAGTTTGCAGTAAGCCCCGGAATCGCGAATAAAAAGTTAACAGCAGCCCAACTGTGTGCGTTAGGCGAGATTGTTGGGGATCGTGGAGATATTGAATACTCACCGCATCATCAACTGATTGTTCGTGTGCAAACCGATAACCCTAAGCAGATTACATCCGAGCTAAGTGCACTTGGTTTATTGTTGTCTCCGATTGGCGATGTTGCGCAAATCAAAGCATGCGACTTTTGTAATTTGGAAAAAGGTGAATCTATTCCTTATGCGGAAGCCATCCATCACCGAATTGGCCATCTAGAAGTACCTAAAGAGTTGAAAATTGGGTTCAATGGGTGTGGAATGGCTTGTTATGGGGCTGTTCAGCAAGATATCGGCATCGTCTACCGTAAAGAGAAATTTGATCTGTTTCTTGGCGGAAAAACGGTAGGTCGAAATGCGCATGCGGCTCAGCCCGTTGCAGAAGGAATTGACCCTGGGGAGCTTGTCGAATTAGTTGGCAGGATTGTAGAACGTTACCAAAAAGAAGGACATCCGAATGAACGGTTTCATAAATTTTTCAAGCGTGTTAAAGAAATTGAAGGCTACCGCCATCAAGAAATGGTAGGTTTCGTTATCGAAAATGCCATTTGCGGCGATTAGAATTAGGGGGAAATAAAGGATGAATGCTGTTTTATTTGTGGGTCATGGGAGTCGGGAAGAAGGCGGGAATGAGGAAGTTCGCCTCTTTGTTTCGGAAATAGCGAGTAAGATGAAAGAGCAAATTGTAGAGACCTGTTTCCTAGAATTTGTTCAACCAACGATCATGCAAGGAATTGATCGCTGTGTAGAAATAGGGGCTACTCATATCGTGGTCATTCCGATTATCTTATTTGCGGCCGGGCATGCGAAAATTCATATCCCATCTTCTATTGATGATGCGAAATTAAAATATCCTTTTGTGAAATTTACATACGGCAGACCTATTGGGGTACACGAACAAATTCTCGATATTTTATCCTCCAGGGTAGAAGATCTCGGAGTTCAAGTGAAAGAGGACTTAGGTGAAATAGCTTTACTTATTGTTGGGCGTGGAAGCAGTGATGCAGACGCGAATAGCGATCTGTTTAAAATCTCTCGCTTATTCTGGGAGAAGCTTCAGGTAAAATGGGTGGAAACAGCCTTTATTGGAGTTACAGCACCTCTGATGGATGATGGGGTTGAGCGCTGTTTGCTGCTCGGT is drawn from Paenibacillus sp. V4I7 and contains these coding sequences:
- the spoIVB gene encoding SpoIVB peptidase; its protein translation is MQSSKRKRLFGLLLVFFVCMVSLSPPFQSFASFPQELRLFSGQGKQLQLTMPVNAQVTVKDTDIVKVNGNAKHSFQVNLKEPISLQSDHSGQTEMKLKLFGAIPIKTVKVNVVPDLKVIPGGQTIGVKIKSAGILVVGHHLVTVAQDQKVSPGEEAKIQVGDLITKINGKDSKDVSKVADLVAKSGENKTPLELKILRNNEEIIVKLQPVYDVVDKSYRLGLYIRDSAAGVGTLTFYAPDQGVYGALGHVITDMDTQTPIIVGDGDIVYSNVTSISKSHNGDPGEKHATLYKDSKVIGNIERNTAFGIFGKMYAAPDHSLDKEAIPVAFAEEVKEGPAQIYTVVEGQKVEKFDIQVVHVSKQDIPGTKGMVIKITDPRLLDKTGGIVQGMSGSPIIQNGKLIGAVTHVFVNDPTSGYGCFIEWMLQDSGIILRPSSGASHKESKAS
- a CDS encoding helix-turn-helix domain-containing protein; the encoded protein is MKYELGRCLLSERLIESNMTAFELARTLLYKPERITDFVENKRIMPLKSAISIADTLGCDVNDLYELVTIESNVLNG
- the cobJ gene encoding precorrin-3B C(17)-methyltransferase; translation: MSGKLLIIGFGPGSFEHITKRAREAIQESEVIIGYNTYVDLISGLLTEQQVVRTGMTEEVSRAQEAVRQAKQGKKVAVISSGDAGVYGMAGLVYEVLMEQGWTREDGVQVEVIPGISAVHSAGSLLGAPIMHDSCTISLSDHLTPWELIAKRVDAAGMADFVIALYNPRSGRRTRQIVETQRILLKYRSPLTPVGIVKSAYRDREHVVVTTLADMLNHDIGMLTTIIIGNSATKLYDGLMITPRGYQRKYTLGAETQPLKPHQRLKSEAEPWALEQLDEQDWDESMGEFDDEDELLDDKITENRDLSQLKSSPILSPSNSLQLAIEALQLVSKGNEELPFEFDNKLTATQSIFEFAVSPGIANKKLTAAQLCALGEIVGDRGDIEYSPHHQLIVRVQTDNPKQITSELSALGLLLSPIGDVAQIKACDFCNLEKGESIPYAEAIHHRIGHLEVPKELKIGFNGCGMACYGAVQQDIGIVYRKEKFDLFLGGKTVGRNAHAAQPVAEGIDPGELVELVGRIVERYQKEGHPNERFHKFFKRVKEIEGYRHQEMVGFVIENAICGD
- the spo0A gene encoding sporulation transcription factor Spo0A, whose product is MQKIQVLLADDNREFTHLLSEFIGEQEDMEIVGVAYNGNEVLRFLEQQRDLPDVLILDIIMPHLDGLGVLEKMREMNLPTQPKIIMLTAFGQENITQKAVQLGASYYILKPFDMDTLTNRIRQLVGNNQASATTSTTRANIVHMPKGKNLDANITSIIHEIGVPAHIKGYQYLREAITMVYNNIEILGAITKTLYPAIAEKYKTTPSRVERAIRHAIEVAWTRGNIDSISFIFGYTINISKSKPTNSEFIAMVADKLRIEHKVS
- the ahrC gene encoding transcriptional regulator AhrC/ArgR; its protein translation is MKGQRHVKIREIITNHEIETQDELVETLRAAGFHVTQATVSRDIKELHLIKVPLDDGRYKYSMPADQRFNPMQRLRRALSDHFVSIDHTDNLVVMKCLPGTANTICALIDNLEWSGVMGTICGDDTILVICRGKENSLTFVNEVMSLLS
- a CDS encoding sirohydrochlorin chelatase, whose product is MNAVLFVGHGSREEGGNEEVRLFVSEIASKMKEQIVETCFLEFVQPTIMQGIDRCVEIGATHIVVIPIILFAAGHAKIHIPSSIDDAKLKYPFVKFTYGRPIGVHEQILDILSSRVEDLGVQVKEDLGEIALLIVGRGSSDADANSDLFKISRLFWEKLQVKWVETAFIGVTAPLMDDGVERCLLLGAKKVIILPYFLFTGVLIQRMDQMVQGYRETYPDKQFQMAPYFGFHPLLQEILIGRAQEALQDEVKMNCDMCQYRLEAMKHIDHHHHHDHDDHHHHDHHDHDHKHEHDHDHDHHDHVHAHSRGDRR
- a CDS encoding MBL fold metallo-hydrolase; the encoded protein is MLTSIVVGIMCVIVLFMNVYPVFGRKPSKEKARVFSRSSQYLNGKFENPVPTMMNMGFRNTVGILLDFAKSSPNRRPKTQFAMENPNLTKDLETKVTWFGHSASLLTIDGKALLLDPMFGKAPSPFPWFGKGRYSGGLPFEIAQLPVIDAVILSHDHYDHLDYGTIMKIKHKVNKFFVPLGVADHLIRWGVLPEKIEEYDWWEEFTFEGLTLACTPAIHFSGRSMTDRGATLWCSWVIKGKQAGIFFSGDSGYSPHFKEIGLKYGPFDLTLMECGQYDDRWSDIHMMPEETVQAHMDVKGELMIPIHWGAFTLALHDWTDPVERATRAAHASKVSIVTPKIGQTVIVNAADYPIETWWK
- a CDS encoding guanylate kinase codes for the protein MSSHETNGLVFVFTGTSGSGRKTIAHHIAKELGFSSVVSYTTRIPRPKEINGKDYNFISRKVFIDSDIAGEFFQTVEIDGNFYGIKKADIDEALRKDGLIYVIVNRYAANRFKYTFGDRAIRLFIYVNKQTIMERMLARNTPTDVIDHYMNHYIEEVSYRKDCEYVFENMNLQESIDKVKATMLAHMQTTTS
- the recN gene encoding DNA repair protein RecN — protein: MLTELSIRNLAVIEHVHIRFKAGFHVLTGETGAGKSIIIDALTLIVGGRGSSELVRYGADKAEIEAMFELPSSHPVWHTLTELGISADASEHLLIRREITATGKSSSRINGQLVNLTMLRKTGEWLVNIHGQHEHQSLLNVDEHIHSLDLFGDSEVEAAKKNYQASYDQYIKLQKELRELQETSKQALQMLDLYRFQIDEISAAKLKMGEDETLIEEKRKLANAEKLFQSSSEAYDFLYATNRGLDAAGKAVSRLQDIVQLDPTKLSPLLEQAQSAYYQMEDAAYQLRDYRDGIEFNPSRLDFIEQRLDMITSLRRKYGENIKEILVYLDKIKSEVDTIENKDEHIRKLEDKLAAEEKQLGVAALDLSNLRKGIAEQLAGQIEHELRDLQMERTQFRVQVEQTLDERGILVEGNKVRYSRQGIDQIEFLMAPNPGEPLRGLSKIASGGELSRIMLAMKTIFARIDQIPVLVFDEVDTGVSGRAAQAIAEKISTLSTNCQVFSITHLPQVASFADVHFYIRKEVDQERTFTRVQDMPDSGRIEELARMLGGVEVTETTLHHAGEMLAMARNKKARA
- a CDS encoding YjcZ family sporulation protein, producing the protein MSCGTGVGYTSSAAILVLFILLVIITSAFVW
- a CDS encoding SRPBCC family protein, which produces MPTIRQELLIHAPIEVCFDLARSIDIHAESTSHTKERAIAGRIQGLIEHGETVTWEAYHLGIKQQLTAQITEMVKPYYFVDEMVRGAFKRFRHTHEFVTVEQGTLMVDTFDYTSPFGGLGRLADHLFLAKYMTRFLEKRNNYVKKIAEETANSASSAR